A single genomic interval of Desulfarculaceae bacterium harbors:
- the gabT gene encoding 4-aminobutyrate--2-oxoglutarate transaminase produces MSAADITNRRQQAVPRGVGNVTPIVMAKAEGALVWDPEGNQYIDFAGGIGVNNIGHRHPKVVAAIKEQADQYLHGCFHVSMYEPYVALAEKINAIAPVAGETKTMFGNSGAEAVENAVKIARYATGKPAVVCFDGAFHGRTTLTMALTSKVMPYKYKLGAHMPGIYRAHYPYCYRCPWGKEYPSCGLHCGSAYFEEFFKYHVNPDEVAAIILEPILGEGGFIVPPIEYMQQLRQLCDDKGIVLIADEVQTGVGRTGKMFAMNHFGVEADIVTMAKSLGGGMPLSAICGKAELMDSVHPGGLGGTYGGNPVSCAAALAVLEVVESEGILAKAEALGQKAKQALDALQERFPIIGEVRGLGPMLAMELVSDPKTKQPAPELAKKLTAYCHAHGLLVLDCGTLGNNVRTLMPLVITDEQLQQGMDTIAAGLEAIL; encoded by the coding sequence ATGAGCGCGGCGGATATCACCAACAGAAGGCAGCAAGCGGTTCCCCGTGGCGTGGGCAACGTAACCCCCATCGTGATGGCCAAGGCCGAGGGCGCCCTGGTCTGGGATCCGGAAGGCAACCAGTACATCGACTTCGCCGGGGGCATCGGGGTAAACAACATCGGCCACCGGCACCCCAAGGTGGTGGCGGCCATCAAGGAACAGGCCGACCAATACCTGCACGGCTGCTTCCACGTTTCCATGTACGAGCCCTACGTGGCCCTGGCCGAGAAGATCAACGCCATCGCCCCTGTGGCGGGCGAGACCAAGACCATGTTCGGCAACTCCGGGGCCGAGGCGGTGGAGAACGCGGTGAAGATCGCGCGCTACGCCACCGGCAAGCCCGCCGTGGTCTGCTTCGACGGCGCCTTCCACGGCCGCACCACCTTGACCATGGCCCTGACCAGCAAGGTGATGCCCTACAAGTACAAGCTGGGCGCCCATATGCCCGGCATCTACCGGGCGCACTATCCCTATTGCTACCGCTGTCCCTGGGGCAAGGAGTACCCCTCCTGCGGATTGCACTGCGGCTCGGCCTATTTCGAGGAGTTCTTCAAGTACCACGTGAACCCCGACGAGGTGGCGGCGATCATCCTGGAGCCGATCCTGGGCGAGGGCGGCTTCATCGTGCCGCCGATCGAATACATGCAGCAGCTCAGGCAGCTCTGCGATGACAAGGGAATCGTGCTCATCGCCGACGAGGTGCAGACCGGCGTCGGCCGTACCGGCAAGATGTTTGCCATGAACCACTTCGGGGTCGAGGCGGACATCGTGACCATGGCCAAGAGCCTGGGCGGGGGCATGCCCCTGAGCGCCATCTGCGGCAAGGCCGAGCTGATGGACAGCGTGCATCCCGGCGGCCTGGGCGGCACCTACGGCGGCAACCCGGTTTCCTGCGCGGCGGCCCTGGCCGTGTTGGAGGTGGTCGAGAGCGAGGGCATCCTGGCCAAGGCCGAGGCCCTGGGCCAAAAGGCCAAGCAGGCCCTGGACGCCCTGCAAGAGCGCTTCCCCATCATCGGCGAGGTGCGCGGCCTGGGGCCCATGCTGGCCATGGAGCTGGTGAGCGATCCCAAGACCAAGCAGCCCGCGCCCGAGCTGGCCAAGAAGCTCACCGCCTATTGCCACGCCCACGGCCTGTTGGTCTTGGACTGCGGCACCCTGGGCAACAACGTGCGCACCCTCATGCCCCTGGTCATCACCGACGAGCAGCTACAGCAGGGCATGGACACCATCGCGGCCGGCCTGGAGGCCATTCTCTAG
- the xsc gene encoding sulfoacetaldehyde acetyltransferase, translated as MSKQKMTPSEALVETMAAEGVKNVFGIVGSAFMDALDLFPDAGIRFIPVAHEQAATHAADGMARVTGLPQACIAQNGPGAANFVSAMTAAYWAHSPVVAIAPETGSMGMGTGGFQELDQMAMFETQTVYQVRVNRPERMAELARRAFYMAKNFNGPTHLNIPRDYFYGELTDDIYRTPVIKRGAGSMEDLEAAAELALKAKYPVILSGGGVSQADALAEVTALAEYLSAPVVNSYLHNDTFPASHPLSCGPIGYCGSKAAMRILAKADVVIALGTRLGPFGTLPQYDIAYWPEDAKLIQCDTNVAVLGLAKRADVYSCGDVKEFTGLLVGRIKELAPNLEPNAQRTADVAKEKEIWGTELDEWSSSNQSAPMHPRRFHAEWTKALPDNAIVATDIGNNSSIINGYLKFNGVRQHISALSWGNCGFAYGAALGAKIVSPDAPVIAFQGDGAYGISGLSEVMTAVRENIPVIAIVANNFEWGAEKKNQIDYYDNRFVGANLPTNPDYAKLAEDMGAVGMKLDHPDQVGDAMKEAIACGKPVVINAILEGGEKVLAEPFRRDALKPAFNLLPKYKHLNV; from the coding sequence ATGAGCAAGCAAAAGATGACCCCCAGCGAAGCCCTGGTCGAAACCATGGCCGCCGAGGGGGTGAAGAATGTTTTCGGCATCGTGGGCAGCGCCTTCATGGACGCCTTGGACCTGTTCCCCGACGCCGGCATCCGCTTCATTCCCGTGGCCCACGAGCAGGCGGCCACCCACGCCGCCGACGGCATGGCCCGCGTGACCGGCCTGCCCCAGGCCTGCATCGCCCAGAACGGCCCCGGCGCGGCCAACTTCGTTTCGGCCATGACCGCCGCCTATTGGGCCCATAGCCCGGTGGTGGCCATCGCGCCCGAGACCGGCAGCATGGGCATGGGCACCGGCGGCTTCCAGGAGCTGGACCAGATGGCCATGTTCGAGACCCAGACCGTGTACCAGGTGCGGGTCAATCGTCCCGAGCGCATGGCCGAGCTGGCCCGCCGCGCCTTCTACATGGCCAAGAACTTCAACGGCCCCACCCACCTGAACATCCCCCGCGACTATTTCTACGGCGAGCTGACCGACGATATCTACCGCACCCCGGTGATCAAGCGCGGCGCCGGCTCCATGGAAGACCTGGAGGCCGCGGCCGAGCTGGCCCTCAAGGCCAAGTACCCGGTGATCCTCTCCGGCGGCGGCGTGAGCCAGGCCGACGCCCTGGCCGAGGTGACCGCCCTGGCCGAGTATCTCAGCGCGCCGGTGGTTAACAGCTACCTGCACAACGACACCTTCCCGGCCAGCCACCCCCTGTCCTGCGGCCCCATCGGCTACTGCGGTTCCAAGGCGGCCATGCGTATCCTGGCCAAGGCGGACGTGGTCATCGCCCTGGGCACCCGCCTGGGCCCCTTCGGCACGCTGCCCCAGTACGACATCGCCTACTGGCCCGAGGACGCCAAGCTGATCCAGTGCGACACCAACGTGGCCGTGCTGGGCCTGGCCAAGCGGGCCGACGTTTACTCCTGCGGCGACGTGAAGGAGTTCACCGGCCTGCTGGTGGGGCGCATCAAGGAGCTGGCCCCCAACCTGGAGCCCAACGCCCAGCGCACCGCCGACGTGGCCAAGGAAAAGGAAATCTGGGGCACCGAGCTCGACGAGTGGAGCTCCTCCAACCAGTCGGCCCCCATGCATCCGCGCCGCTTCCACGCCGAGTGGACCAAGGCCCTGCCGGACAACGCCATCGTGGCCACCGACATCGGCAACAACAGCTCCATCATCAACGGCTACCTGAAGTTCAACGGGGTGCGCCAGCACATCAGCGCCCTGTCCTGGGGCAACTGCGGCTTCGCCTACGGCGCGGCCCTGGGTGCCAAGATCGTGTCGCCCGACGCCCCGGTGATCGCCTTCCAAGGTGACGGCGCCTACGGCATCAGCGGCCTGTCCGAGGTGATGACCGCGGTGCGCGAGAACATCCCGGTGATCGCCATCGTGGCCAACAACTTCGAGTGGGGCGCGGAGAAGAAGAACCAGATCGACTACTACGACAACCGCTTCGTGGGCGCCAACCTGCCCACCAACCCGGACTACGCCAAGCTGGCCGAGGACATGGGCGCGGTGGGCATGAAGCTGGACCATCCCGACCAGGTGGGCGACGCCATGAAGGAGGCCATCGCCTGCGGCAAGCCGGTGGTGATCAACGCCATCCTGGAAGGCGGCGAGAAGGTTCTGGCCGAGCCCTTCCGCCGGGACGCCCTCAAGCCCGCCTTCAACCTGCTACCCAAGTACAAGCACCTCAACGTCTAG
- a CDS encoding thiamine pyrophosphate-binding protein, producing the protein MVDNIIRAGIKRVFTLPGLGITWSLPAFYERRDELEVFLTRSEQVASVMAQVTGRLTGKPGVFMGQGPWVSTTGSFGILEALFSGSPMVVLTETSDYDGFGQHGVYQTMTGDYGGADIQQSLKAITKYCTYATEPEAAVYGFQMAWKHASTPRMGPAAVIMKSTIIKQEMPANLKARLYPPDGYWRYSPAKPDPEALAQLAQMLGEAKQPVIVSGQGVYDARVGGDLQALAEQLGVAVVTSYNGKGTVDELSPVACGMLGTWGNRTANRMLSKADLVLILGASMGPDYTRFRDPDMIRPGDQKIVQVDIDPRNAGWVYPVDLAIQGDVKDVVAYLRDAGLPTEQKAARQVLIDQVREETGYNKPPRLPAAPGTLHHTDVVAAVQRFLGPDDVITLDAGSNRIWNTNSLRIRRPNHILVPGGVGGMGWGGPAAAAAKLALPEKRVTCLAGDGGFLMTIDVVASCVQHNVPVVFVVSNNSGLGMVRDNMGAKKIAVDFGEVNFAKTAEGLGAVGMRVDSFSGLEDALREAHKVGGPVVVEAKVDPAASYTPAAHGDAL; encoded by the coding sequence GTGGTCGACAATATTATCAGAGCCGGGATCAAACGGGTCTTCACCCTGCCCGGCCTAGGCATCACCTGGTCCCTTCCGGCCTTTTACGAGCGCCGCGACGAGCTGGAGGTGTTCCTCACCCGCAGCGAGCAGGTGGCCTCGGTGATGGCCCAGGTGACCGGCCGCCTCACCGGCAAGCCCGGCGTGTTCATGGGCCAGGGGCCCTGGGTCTCCACCACCGGCTCCTTCGGCATCCTGGAGGCCCTGTTCTCGGGCTCACCCATGGTGGTGCTCACCGAGACCTCGGACTACGACGGTTTCGGCCAGCACGGCGTTTATCAGACCATGACCGGCGACTACGGCGGAGCGGACATCCAGCAGAGCCTCAAGGCCATCACCAAATACTGCACCTATGCCACCGAGCCCGAGGCGGCGGTGTACGGCTTCCAGATGGCCTGGAAGCACGCCTCCACCCCGCGCATGGGCCCGGCGGCGGTGATCATGAAGTCCACCATCATAAAACAGGAGATGCCCGCCAACCTCAAGGCGCGGCTCTACCCGCCGGACGGCTACTGGCGCTACAGCCCGGCCAAGCCCGATCCCGAGGCCCTGGCGCAGCTGGCCCAGATGCTGGGTGAAGCCAAGCAGCCGGTGATCGTGTCGGGCCAGGGGGTGTACGACGCCCGGGTGGGCGGCGACTTGCAGGCCCTGGCCGAGCAGCTGGGCGTGGCGGTGGTCACCTCCTACAACGGCAAGGGCACGGTGGACGAGCTTTCGCCCGTGGCCTGCGGCATGTTGGGCACCTGGGGCAACCGCACCGCCAACCGCATGCTGAGCAAGGCCGACCTGGTGCTAATCCTGGGGGCCAGCATGGGCCCGGACTACACCCGCTTCCGCGACCCGGACATGATCCGCCCGGGAGATCAGAAGATCGTGCAGGTGGACATAGATCCGCGCAACGCGGGCTGGGTCTATCCCGTGGACCTGGCCATCCAGGGCGACGTGAAGGATGTGGTGGCCTACCTCCGGGATGCCGGGCTGCCCACGGAGCAAAAAGCCGCCCGCCAGGTGCTTATCGACCAGGTGCGCGAGGAAACCGGCTATAATAAGCCGCCGCGCCTGCCCGCCGCGCCGGGCACCCTGCACCACACCGACGTGGTGGCCGCGGTGCAGCGCTTCCTGGGGCCGGACGACGTGATCACCCTGGACGCGGGCAGCAACCGCATCTGGAACACCAACAGCCTGCGCATCCGCCGCCCCAACCACATTTTGGTGCCCGGCGGCGTGGGGGGCATGGGCTGGGGCGGACCGGCGGCCGCGGCGGCCAAGCTGGCCCTGCCCGAAAAGCGCGTCACCTGCCTGGCCGGCGACGGGGGATTCCTCATGACCATCGACGTGGTGGCTTCCTGCGTGCAGCACAACGTGCCGGTGGTGTTCGTGGTGTCCAACAACAGCGGCCTGGGCATGGTGCGCGACAACATGGGCGCCAAGAAGATCGCGGTGGACTTCGGCGAGGTGAACTTCGCCAAGACCGCCGAGGGACTGGGGGCCGTGGGCATGCGGGTGGACAGCTTCTCCGGCCTGGAGGACGCCCTGCGCGAGGCCCACAAGGTCGGCGGCCCGGTGGTGGTTGAGGCCAAGGTTGACCCCGCGGCCAGCTACACCCCGGCGGCCCACGGCGACGCTCTCTAG
- a CDS encoding nuclear transport factor 2 family protein → MSQAPDAPAPCMTIEQARTMIAGLVEAFHAKDVERLADGWREDIVIRFADHPEIRGKAAAKEWLAARFARQKDYKLVKSFQALTGDIIGDMWTGQWTDAQTGRAMRGKGMEFLTMIDGKIALWEGVFNAWPEGEAGAVPIT, encoded by the coding sequence ATGAGCCAGGCACCCGACGCGCCCGCGCCCTGCATGACTATTGAGCAGGCCCGGACCATGATCGCCGGGCTGGTGGAGGCCTTCCACGCAAAGGACGTGGAGCGCCTGGCCGACGGCTGGCGCGAGGACATCGTGATCCGTTTCGCGGACCACCCGGAAATCCGGGGCAAGGCCGCGGCCAAAGAGTGGTTGGCCGCGCGCTTCGCCCGGCAAAAGGACTACAAGCTGGTCAAGAGCTTCCAGGCCCTGACCGGCGACATTATCGGCGACATGTGGACCGGCCAGTGGACCGACGCCCAGACCGGCCGCGCGATGCGCGGCAAGGGCATGGAGTTCCTGACCATGATCGACGGCAAGATCGCTCTGTGGGAGGGGGTGTTCAATGCCTGGCCCGAGGGCGAGGCGGGCGCGGTGCCCATCACCTAA
- a CDS encoding ABC transporter ATP-binding protein, which translates to MLKVENLTVAYGKAKALHGVSMEIKEGELVTLLGSNGAGKSTLLKTISGLLKPTGGTISFMGKKISGMPSHKVVQMGVVQAPEGREVFPNLSVKDNLRMGAFTRSDEKAVDRDMEFVFELFPRLAERKNQEAGTMSGGEAQMLAIARSILSGPKLLMLDEPSLGLAPVVREDIFHVVRQIYQERKVTILLVEQNAKWALSVASRAYIMENGKIAMEDEGAKLAENEHVQRAYLGY; encoded by the coding sequence ATGCTTAAGGTGGAGAACCTCACCGTGGCTTACGGCAAGGCCAAGGCTTTGCACGGCGTGTCCATGGAAATCAAGGAAGGCGAGCTGGTCACCCTGCTCGGCTCCAACGGGGCGGGCAAGTCGACCCTGTTGAAAACCATCAGCGGGCTGCTCAAGCCCACCGGCGGAACCATCTCCTTCATGGGCAAGAAGATCAGCGGTATGCCCTCGCACAAGGTCGTGCAGATGGGGGTGGTGCAGGCGCCGGAAGGCCGCGAGGTCTTCCCCAACCTGTCGGTGAAGGACAACCTGCGCATGGGCGCCTTCACCCGCAGCGACGAAAAGGCGGTGGATCGGGACATGGAGTTCGTGTTCGAGCTCTTCCCGCGCCTGGCTGAGCGCAAGAACCAGGAGGCCGGCACCATGAGCGGCGGCGAGGCCCAGATGCTGGCCATCGCCCGCTCGATCCTCTCCGGCCCCAAGCTGCTCATGCTCGACGAGCCCAGCCTGGGCCTGGCCCCGGTGGTGCGCGAGGACATCTTCCACGTGGTGCGCCAGATCTACCAGGAGCGCAAGGTGACGATTCTCCTGGTGGAGCAAAACGCCAAGTGGGCCCTGAGCGTGGCCAGCCGGGCCTACATCATGGAGAACGGGAAGATCGCCATGGAGGACGAGGGCGCCAAGCTGGCCGAGAACGAGCACGTGCAGCGGGCTTATCTGGGCTATTAG
- a CDS encoding acetate kinase gives MKALVINAGSSSLKLTCFETQGFRVLAKGQVERIGQESPALHYSLNGGPLQSLPVEAAHTSQALYALASALDQPGPDGAPLLNGVAVVGHRVVHGGEEMTRPALVTPEIKELIGRYASLAPLHNPPNLAGIEAAEKLFPKAKQVAVFDTAFHAAMPVRAFIYALPWELYQQDKLRRYGFHGISHAYVFSQAARHLGVEPGQLKAVTCHLGNGCSMAAVSGGVSLDTSMGFTPLEGLIMGTRSGDLDPAAVLYLQEHKGLSPAQAGELLNQRSGLLALAGLGSGDLRDIERAASQGQGRATLALEAFTYRIKKYLGAYAAALGGLDTVVFTAGIGENSPTVRRMACSGLEFLGLELDDERNQAGGEGIREISAPSSKIKVLVIPTNEELAIAEQALRLVSHSD, from the coding sequence ATGAAGGCACTGGTTATCAACGCGGGCAGCTCTTCGCTGAAGCTGACCTGCTTCGAAACCCAAGGCTTCCGGGTGTTGGCCAAGGGGCAGGTGGAGCGCATCGGGCAGGAATCGCCCGCGCTGCACTACAGCCTGAATGGCGGCCCGCTGCAAAGCCTGCCGGTGGAGGCGGCCCACACCAGCCAGGCCCTTTACGCCCTGGCCTCGGCCCTGGACCAGCCTGGCCCGGACGGAGCCCCGCTCCTCAATGGCGTGGCCGTGGTGGGCCACCGCGTGGTGCACGGCGGCGAGGAGATGACCCGGCCCGCCCTGGTCACCCCGGAGATCAAGGAGCTCATCGGGCGCTACGCCTCCCTGGCTCCCCTGCACAATCCGCCCAACCTGGCGGGCATCGAGGCGGCGGAAAAGCTCTTCCCCAAGGCCAAGCAGGTGGCGGTGTTCGACACCGCCTTCCACGCGGCCATGCCGGTGCGCGCATTCATCTACGCCCTGCCTTGGGAGCTGTACCAACAGGACAAGCTTCGGCGCTACGGCTTTCACGGCATCAGCCACGCCTACGTCTTTTCCCAGGCGGCGCGCCACCTGGGCGTGGAGCCTGGGCAGCTCAAGGCGGTCACCTGCCACTTGGGCAACGGCTGCTCCATGGCCGCGGTGTCCGGCGGCGTGTCCCTGGACACCAGCATGGGCTTCACGCCCCTGGAGGGCCTGATCATGGGCACCCGCTCGGGAGACCTGGACCCGGCGGCGGTGCTTTACCTGCAAGAGCACAAGGGCCTGAGCCCGGCCCAGGCCGGTGAGCTGCTCAACCAACGCTCGGGCCTGCTGGCCTTGGCGGGCCTCGGCTCGGGCGATTTGCGCGACATCGAGCGCGCCGCATCCCAGGGCCAGGGCAGGGCCACGCTGGCCCTGGAGGCCTTTACCTACCGCATCAAGAAGTACCTGGGAGCCTACGCCGCGGCCCTGGGCGGCCTGGACACGGTGGTGTTCACCGCGGGCATCGGTGAAAACTCGCCCACCGTGCGGCGCATGGCCTGCTCGGGCCTGGAGTTCCTGGGTCTGGAGCTGGACGACGAGCGTAACCAAGCCGGCGGGGAGGGGATCAGGGAGATCTCGGCCCCGTCGTCCAAGATAAAGGTGTTGGTGATACCCACCAACGAGGAGCTGGCCATCGCCGAGCAGGCGCTTCGGCTGGTGAGCCATTCGGATTGA
- a CDS encoding M20/M25/M40 family metallo-hydrolase has protein sequence MREIEAAVDPGRVAALTQKLIQTPSLSLEEAAIAEVVEARMRELGYDQVHRDAMHNVVGIIKGSGSGPSLMFNGHIDHAGVGSMEEPFSGEVVDGAPFGHEGPVIYGRGASDMKAAVACMIEAGGVVKALGLPLTGDLLVTCVAREEMARGEGIKAVLDAGFRADFAVSGEATNLGVYLGHRGKAELAVTTLGKTTHGGNPAGGINAILKMTAYLRALEQGYPLPSHDFLGDATWTVLDIEASPGALTPIVPDRCRAVIDRRFLPRESQDDIVASFSEFIERLAATDPEFKAEVELLKWFPAMFTPPESPVVMAMQRAREAVLGAPAEPGAWYFGVDGTFINQAGIPCVGFGPGDEHLAHTPRDVVPVDHLAPACRVYARMVAEMCL, from the coding sequence ATGCGCGAGATAGAGGCAGCGGTGGACCCGGGCCGCGTGGCCGCCCTGACCCAGAAGCTCATCCAGACCCCCAGCCTGAGCCTGGAGGAGGCGGCCATCGCCGAGGTGGTGGAAGCCCGCATGCGCGAGCTGGGCTATGACCAAGTGCACCGCGACGCCATGCACAACGTGGTGGGCATCATCAAGGGCTCGGGCAGCGGCCCCAGCCTGATGTTCAACGGCCACATCGACCACGCCGGGGTGGGCTCCATGGAAGAGCCCTTTTCCGGCGAGGTGGTCGACGGCGCGCCCTTTGGCCACGAGGGTCCGGTGATCTACGGACGCGGGGCCAGCGACATGAAGGCCGCCGTGGCCTGCATGATCGAGGCGGGCGGCGTGGTCAAGGCCCTGGGCCTGCCTCTGACGGGCGATCTCTTGGTCACCTGCGTGGCCCGCGAGGAGATGGCCCGGGGCGAAGGCATCAAGGCGGTCTTGGACGCGGGCTTCCGCGCCGACTTCGCGGTGAGCGGCGAGGCCACCAACCTGGGGGTCTATTTGGGCCACCGGGGCAAGGCCGAACTGGCCGTGACCACCCTGGGCAAGACCACCCACGGCGGTAACCCGGCCGGGGGCATCAACGCCATCCTCAAGATGACCGCCTATCTGCGGGCCCTGGAGCAAGGCTATCCCCTGCCCTCCCACGACTTCCTGGGCGACGCCACCTGGACCGTCCTGGATATCGAGGCCTCGCCCGGCGCCCTGACCCCCATCGTGCCCGACCGCTGCCGCGCGGTGATCGACCGCCGCTTCCTGCCCCGCGAGAGCCAGGATGACATCGTGGCGAGCTTCTCGGAGTTCATCGAGCGCCTGGCCGCCACGGACCCGGAGTTCAAGGCCGAGGTGGAGCTCTTGAAGTGGTTCCCGGCCATGTTCACCCCGCCCGAGAGCCCGGTGGTCATGGCCATGCAGCGCGCTCGCGAGGCGGTGCTGGGCGCTCCGGCCGAGCCCGGGGCCTGGTACTTCGGGGTGGACGGCACCTTCATCAATCAGGCGGGCATCCCCTGCGTGGGCTTCGGGCCGGGCGACGAGCACCTGGCCCACACCCCCCGCGACGTGGTGCCCGTGGACCATCTGGCCCCGGCCTGCCGGGTGTACGCCAGGATGGTGGCGGAGATGTGCCTATGA